In Podospora pseudoanserina strain CBS 124.78 chromosome 5, whole genome shotgun sequence, a single window of DNA contains:
- a CDS encoding hypothetical protein (antiSMASH:Cluster_12): protein MTSCPRMQQPQTTYTGSLLCLPNETLLQIGGHLDVVSAASFSLASTHLYKLSLGYPSSEWSTTASETRHETHDWECKPINEDLGIIPQACNNFNRWKFLQLLEKDLKTTHTVCIYCRVLHRLLPQPSLYKTACPWMALGPNYWNIGKLTFDDCYHALNDPDRPISSLRTSKALGTQQFQVFLAWPIRSTSSKTITLPATKTAYHLPSLSFDSDWQPHPLSNSSPDSPYRHVFVKASLSCALVELPSSPNSIYSSFKHPNLLTYSTQRVYLPPEAFIPNPKPTSPDTTPDDSSSNQPPTRHYLGFQTCRHQPSYHPETTNPLLNQARYNGGQPRDILEESLNIFYNNEMRCWRPPLKSRSSSPPPPGTNPNPNTHLQPETSVYRPQVCHLCQTRYRAAVYTWPTDPSLPAAKEIVVHVWQNLGSFQEKHGHMKGNFPQSWFAPVGGKMEKGEYTRDARPAFLMGWDARLGAGYWGEYEVCDHDWAVLYFGDRWNDGVWREFWWCGGGIARGDTKDGGWKVVEGDWSRWADLPGRGEEGEKGESGRDWLGWWG, encoded by the coding sequence ATGACTTCATGTCCAAGAATGCAACAGCCGCAGACGACATACACTGGGAGCTTGCTGTGTCTTCCTAATGAGACATTGCTCCAAATTGGTGGTCACCTGGATGTGGTTTCGGCCGCTTCTTTCAGCCTTGCCTCTACTCACCTTTATAAGCTATCCCTCGGCTATCCATCATCAGAATGGTCAACAACCGCGTCCGAAACGCGACATGAAACTCACGATTGGGAGTGCAAACCTATCAATGAGGACCTTGGTATCATTCCTCAGGCCTGTAATAACTTCAACAGATGGAAGTTTCTCCAACTACTCGAAAAAGACCTCAAAACAACCCACACAGTCTGCATATATTGCCGCGTCTTGCATCggcttcttccccaaccttcCCTCTACAAAACAGCCTGCCCCTGGATGGCGCTGGGTCCCAACTACTGGAACATCGGCAAACTCACCTTTGACGATTGCTACCACGCCCTTAACGACCCAGATAGACCGATCTCCAGCCTCCGCACATCCAAAGCTTTGGGGACACAACAATTCCAGGTTTTTCTCGCCTGGCCGATCCGATCAACCAGTTCAAAAACCATCACTCTCCCAGCCACCAAAACAGcctaccacctcccctccctgtCTTTTGACTCAGACTGGCAGCCCCATCCTCTCAgcaactcctccccagacTCCCCGTACAGACACGTCTTCGTCAAAGCCTCCCTCTCTTGCGCCCTCGTCGAGCTCCCAAGCAGCCCCAACAGCATCTATTCCTCCTTCAaacaccccaacctcctAACTTACTCCACCCAACGCGTCTACCTCCCCCCCGAAGccttcatccccaaccccaaaccaaccagccCCGACACCACCCCAGACGACAGTAGTTCCAACCAGCCCCCCACCCGCCACTACCTCGGCTTCCAAACCTGCCGCCACCAACCCTCCTACCACCCTgaaacaaccaaccccctcctcaaccaagccCGCTACAACGGGGGCCAACCCCGCGACATCCTCGAAGAAAGCCTCAACATCTTCTACAACAACGAAATGCGCTGCTGGCGCCCCCCACTAAAATcaagatcatcatccccccctcctccgggcaccaaccccaaccccaacacccacctccaacctgAAACAAGCGTCTACCGCCCCCAAGTCTGCCACCTCTGCCAAACACGCTACCGAGCAGCGGTGTACACCTGGCCTACAGACCCATCCCTGCCCGCCGCCAAGGAAATCGTCGTTCACGTCTGGCAGAATCTGGGGTCTTTCCAGGAAAAACACGGTCACATGAAGGGGAACTTTCCACAGTCTTGGTTCGCCCCGGTGGGAGGAAAGATGGAAAAAGGGGAGTACACAAGGGATGCCAGGCCTGCTTTTttgatggggtgggatgCTCGTCTGGGGGCTGGGTATTGGGGTGAGTATGAGGTTTGTGATCATGACTGGGCGGTGTTGTATTTTGGGGATAGGTGGAATGATGGGGTTTGGAGGGagttttggtggtgtggggGGGGGATTGCGAGGGGGGATACGAAggatggggggtggaaggttgtggagggggattgGAGTAGGTGGGCGGATTTACCGGgtaggggggaggagggggaaaagggggagagtgggagggattggttggggtggtgggggtga
- a CDS encoding hypothetical protein (antiSMASH:Cluster_12; COG:S; EggNog:ENOG503P04U), which yields MWLINCQNYQLEQNDIDGPNAIPYCILSHTWGDDEVTFQDIQNSFDIAVHKKGFEKIKGMCELTLEYGHSHAWVDTCCIDKTSSAELTESINSMFHWYQKAALCVVYLEDFALADGQLTPTKADLQPCRWFTRGWTLQELVAPRDIIFHDCNWTQCGSKVQLLNILYRITSIDITILQSSDKLYQVPVAQKMSWAAKRNTTRIEDMAYCLLGIFGIHMPLIYGEREKAFFRLQEHIAQKTNDMSLFAWQHSKTELGLRHSGILARHPSWFAGASDIKHWLDPVIPTPSWIITNTGLELHTALDSSRGETGHRLYLRCTSGHVDDKDGDPPLFTIWLRKIKSSYVRYQPSWLSLTPQSQMRFGKPSLVRIATSLTPAEGIEANSLYFSHSDLLYPTIKIQWECIEAYSHGFSVSHSYYPEHLWDIRRECFLASSSPRFVGVVEITMSAPIGDSTWEATCYVVCGLRRVDSRAAEGTDTLCPWAIVLQHRKEDNTIEGLDSGYTRGDLVNPYRLSTLGITFRSWLAGNDPPSLGMNQVRYGDKGHLTISASVLAGNHHRQLGDTIVIAVTPVLSSFGWLHMRSRPEH from the coding sequence ATGTGGCTCATCAATTGCCAAAACTATCAACTCGAGCAGAACGACATCGACGGGCCAAATGCGATTCCCTACTGCATCCTCTCACACACctggggtgatgatgaagtcACTTTTCAGGACATACAGAACTCGTTCGACATTGCCGTTCATAAGAAGGGCTTTgagaaaataaaaggaatGTGCGAGCTCACGCTTGAATACGGACACTCCCACGCTTGGGTTGATACATGCTGCATCGACAAGACCAGCAGCGCCGAGCTGACCGAGTCGATCAATTCCATGTTCCACTGGTACCAGAAAGCAGCACTATGCGTTGTTTACCTCGAGGATTTTGCGCTCGCTGATGGCCAACTCACACCCACCAAAGCTGACCTTCAACCATGCCGATGGTTTACCCGGGGCTGGACCTTGCAAGAGCTGGTCGCGCCGAGGGACATCATATTTCACGATTGCAACTGGACCCAGTGTGGTTCAAAGGTGCAACTTCTGAACATCCTCTATCGCATCACGAGCATCGACATTACTATTCTCCAATCTTCAGATAAGCTGTACCAAGTACCCGTCGCTCAGAAAATGTCGTGGGCAGCTAAAAGAAACACGACACGAATAGAAGACATGGCATATTGTCTCCTGGGCATCTTCGGTATCCACATGCCGCTGATATACGGCGAAAGAGAAAAGGCCTTCTTCCGTCTCCAGGAACATATAGCTCAGAAGACAAACGACATGTCTTTATTTGCCTGGCAACATAGCAAAACTGAACTCGGACTCAGACACTCCGGTATATTGGCGAGACACCCCTCTTGGTTCGCCGGCGCTTCTGATATCAAACACTGGCTTGATCCCGTTATACCAACGCCGTCGTGGATTATCACCAACACTGGTCTTGAGCTCCACACAGCACTCGACTCCTCACGCGGTGAAACTGGTCACCGGCTATACCTGCGCTGTACAAGTGGCCATGTCGACGACAAAGATGGAGATCCTCCCCTTTTCACAATCTGGCTGCGGAAGATCAAGTCATCCTACGTCAGATATCAGCCCTCTTGGCTGTCACTGACGCCTCAGTCACAGATGAGGTTCGGTAAACCGTCCCTGGTCCGCATTGCCACCTCTTTAACGCCAGCTGAGGGGATCGAAGCGAACTCACTCTATTTCTCTCATTCGGATCTCTTGTACCCGACTATAAAAATCCAATGGGAGTGCATCGAGGCGTATTCACATGGCTTCTCAGTCAGCCACAGCTATTATCCAGAGCACCTTTGGGACATCAGGCGCGAGTGCTTCTTAGCCTCATCAAGCCCTAGATTTGTTGGTGTAGTTGAGATCACGATGTCGGCACCCATAGGCGATTCAACCTGGGAGGCGACATGTTATGTCGTTTGTGGACTTCGGAGAGTAGATTCGCGGGCTGCCGAAGGCACTGACACACTTTGCCCCTGGGCGATTGTGCTCCAACATCGTAAAGAGGATAATACTATAGAAGGTCTGGATTCGGGCTACACGCGAGGCGACCTTGTCAACCCTTACAGATTGTCTACACTTGGCATCACGTTTCGGTCCTGGTTAGCTGGAAATGATCCTCCAAGCCTGGGAATGAACCAAGTTCGGTATGGCGATAAGGGACATTTGACTATATCTGCCTCGGTTCTTGCAGGGAATCACCACCGTCAATTAGGAGACACCATAGTCATCGCCGTCACACCAGTCTTGTCGTCTTTCGGCTGGCTTCACATGCGATCTCGGCCCGAACACTAA
- a CDS encoding putative secondary metabolism biosynthetic enzyme (COG:E; antiSMASH:Cluster_12; SMCOG1013:aminotransferase class-III; EggNog:ENOG503NY8U) — MISVSHESVKAALEAAEARFIANNPLSKKQHELAVGALPGGNTRTLLHTSPFPLTMNQGKGAHVWDEDGHKYLDLVGELTAGLYGHSNPIIRETMLSTFDNVGLSLGSTTVQEHKHASLLCSRFKLKRVRMANTGTEANMHALAGARHYTSRRKVIVFSGGYHGAVFSFPNGKAAPNTVDKDDFVVVPRYNDIGLAVDAIRSTPDLAAVLVEPMQGAGGCIPGSKEFLHAIQDAAHEVGALFILDEVMTSRLAPHGLGFELGLKPDLVTMGKYLGGGLAFGAFGGREEVMAVYDPRVEGSLAHSGTFNNNTLVTSVGYEALKRVFTEEACVKLNERGDGLRERLKQVTKGTKIMFSGRGSLIGVHFVDEAVEVFTCGEDIQGKERRDLRDLFWFEMLEAGYWTTRRGFVALILETDEKELEGFVEAVGKFAERHRDIVAL, encoded by the exons ATGATTTCGGTGTCGCATGAATCGGTCAAGGCAGCGCTGGAAGCCGCTGAGGCAAGGTTCatcgccaacaaccccctttccaagAAGCAGCATGAGCTCGCCGTCGGTGCCCTCCCAGGTGGAAACACACGAACCCTACTGCACAcatccccattccccctGACAATGAACCAGGGTAAGGGCGCTCATGTctgggatgaggatggccaCAA AtacctcgacctcgtcgGTGAACTGACGGCAGGTCTCTACGGAcactccaaccccatcatccgcGAAACTATGCTCTCCACCTTTGACAACGTCGGTCTTTCGCTTGGCTCAACCACCGTCCAGGAACACAAACACGCTTCCCTCCTTTGCTCACGCTTCAAACTGAAGCGCGTCCGCATGGCCAACACAGGCACAGAAGCCAATATGCACGCTCTCGCTGGCGCGCGGCACTACACCTCGCGAAGAAAAGTCATTGTCTTCTCTGGCGGCTACCACGGCGCGGTATTTAGCTTCCCCAACGGCAAAGCAGCACCCAACACCGTGGATAAGGACGACTTTGTGGTTGTTCCCCGGTATAATGACATCGGCCTCGCAGTAGACGCCATCAGATCCACACCCGATCTCGCCGCTGTGCTGGTGGAACCCATGCAAGGCGCTGGTGGATGTATCCCCGGCAGCAAGGAATTTCTCCATGCCATCCAGGACGCCGCACACGAGGTCGGAGCGTTGTTTATCCTCGATGAGGTGATGACTTCCCGCCTTGCGCCTCACGGCCTGGGATTTGAGCTAGGACTGAAGCCTGATTTGGTCACAATGGGCAAATATCTTGGGGGTGGGCTGGCTTTTGGCGCGTTCGGTGGGAGAGAGGAGGTCATGGCTGTGTATGACCCCCGTGTGGAAGGGTCGCTGGCGCACTCGGGGACGTTTAACAACAACACTCTAGTCACGAGCGTTGGGTATGAGGCTTTGAAGAGAGTCTTCACCGAGGAGGCTTGTGTGAAATTGAATGAGCGGGGGGATGGGCTcagggagaggttgaagcAGGTTACAAAGGGGACCAAGATCATGTTTAGCGGAAGGGGGTCGTTGATTGGGGTTCACTTTGTGGATGAAGCTGTCGAGGTGTTTACATGTGGGGAAGACATTcaagggaaggaaaggagggatttgagggaCTTGTTTTGGTTCGAGATGCTGGAGGCAGGGTATTGGACAACGagaagggggtttgttgcACTGATTTTGGAGACAGACGAAAAGGAGCTGGAAGGTTTTGTGGAAGCTGTTGGAAAGTTTGCAGAGAGGCATCGGGATATTGTGGCCTTGTAG